One segment of Bacteroides caecimuris DNA contains the following:
- a CDS encoding Wzz/FepE/Etk N-terminal domain-containing protein, which yields MSTLMEQASEKEIKQQQDIHTDEELEIDLMDLLRKVIGIRKKIYKAAGIGLIIGVIVAISIPKQYTVEVTLSPEMGNNKGGGLSGLAASFLGSGVSMGDGTDALNASLSADIVSSTPFLLELSAMDIPVTKNEVMTLNTYLDEESSPWWSYVIGLPGMVIGGVKSLFTEEDEITFDKTSQGIIELSKKETEKIETLKEKITASVDKKTSMTSVTATFQDSKVAAVVADSVVKKLQEYIIDYRTSKFKEDCLYLEKLFKERQQEYYAAQKKYADYMDSHDNIILQSVRTEQERLQNDMSLAYQVYSQVASQLQVARAKVQEEKPVFAVVEPAVVPLEPSGTSRKVYVLAFIFLSVCIVISWNLFGKDFLNKFKEACA from the coding sequence ATGTCTACTTTGATGGAACAAGCATCTGAAAAGGAAATAAAGCAGCAACAGGATATTCATACGGATGAGGAACTTGAAATCGATTTGATGGATCTTCTTCGTAAGGTAATAGGTATTCGTAAGAAGATCTATAAGGCAGCCGGTATCGGACTAATTATAGGTGTTATTGTTGCGATAAGTATCCCTAAGCAGTATACGGTTGAAGTTACCCTTTCTCCGGAAATGGGTAACAACAAAGGTGGTGGTTTATCCGGTTTAGCCGCATCGTTTTTAGGCAGTGGAGTTTCTATGGGAGATGGGACCGATGCCTTGAATGCTTCCTTATCTGCTGATATTGTCTCTTCCACTCCTTTTCTACTGGAACTTTCTGCAATGGATATACCGGTAACAAAGAATGAAGTCATGACACTGAATACTTATTTAGATGAAGAATCCTCTCCCTGGTGGAGTTATGTAATCGGGCTTCCAGGCATGGTAATTGGTGGAGTAAAGTCCTTGTTTACTGAGGAAGATGAAATTACATTTGATAAAACAAGTCAGGGTATAATTGAGCTTTCAAAGAAGGAAACGGAAAAAATTGAAACTCTAAAGGAAAAGATCACTGCTTCTGTGGATAAGAAAACCTCAATGACTTCCGTTACTGCAACTTTTCAGGATTCTAAAGTTGCTGCAGTCGTAGCTGATTCTGTGGTAAAAAAGTTGCAGGAATATATCATAGACTATCGTACCTCCAAATTTAAAGAGGATTGTCTCTATTTGGAGAAATTATTTAAAGAACGTCAACAAGAATATTATGCCGCTCAAAAGAAGTACGCCGACTATATGGACTCTCATGACAATATCATTTTGCAGAGTGTTCGTACCGAACAGGAACGTTTGCAGAATGATATGAGTCTTGCTTACCAGGTATACAGCCAGGTTGCCAGCCAGCTTCAGGTTGCCAGGGCTAAGGTTCAGGAAGAGAAGCCTGTGTTTGCTGTCGTAGAGCCTGCTGTGGTCCCCTTGGAACCTTCGGGAACCAGTCGTAAGGTATATGTCTT
- a CDS encoding SLBB domain-containing protein has translation MTTQKNFNVFLFILLLGVFSPLMAQTMSDSQVLEYVKEGIKQGKEQKQLASELARKGVTKEQAMRVKQLYEQQNNVNASNAAGTDVNESRLREEMDENTSDILEDRPGTEDLARSNQVFGRNIFNTRNLTFEPSVNIATPLNYRLGPGDEVIIDIWGASQNTIRQQISPDGTINIQKIGPVNLNGMTIAEANDYLKRTLNKIYNGLDNTDDPTSDIRLTLGGIRTIQINVMGEVVQPGTYSLSSFSTVFHALYRAGGVSEIGSLRNVQLVRNGKNIATIDVYQFIMKGNIQDDIRLQEGDVVIVPAYEVLVKIDGKVKRPMRFEMKKDENLSTLIGYAGGFDADAYTRSLRVVRQNGQEYEVNTVKDLDYSVYKMRNGDVVTAEAILNRFTNKLEIRGAVYRPGIYQLNGRLNTVRELVNEAQGLTGDAFLNRAVLYRQREDLTTEVVPVDIKAIMDGTSQNIILTKNDILYIPSIHDLEDRGDVVIHGEVAKPASYPYADNMTLEDLIIQAGGLREAASVVRVDVSRRIRNPHSTADNDTIGRTYTFSLKEGFVVDGTPGFVLQPYDEVYVRRSPGYQAQQNVAVEGEILFEGSYAMTSRTERLSDLIRKAGGSTKNAYLRGAKLTRVATEGEKKRMEDVLRLMSRQLGEAMMDSLDIHVENHFTVGIDLEKALANPGSTADIVLREGDVVFIPKSTNTVKINGAVMVPNTVSYISGKHIDYYLNQAGGYADNAKKSKKFIVYMNGQVTKVKGSGKKQIEPGCEIIVPSRSKKRTNMGEILGYATSFSSLGMMIASLANLIKK, from the coding sequence ATGACGACACAAAAAAACTTTAACGTATTTTTATTTATTCTGCTGTTGGGAGTTTTCTCTCCTTTGATGGCTCAAACCATGAGCGACTCCCAGGTATTGGAGTATGTCAAAGAGGGGATCAAGCAGGGAAAAGAACAAAAGCAACTCGCCTCCGAACTGGCACGCAAAGGCGTGACCAAGGAACAGGCCATGCGTGTGAAGCAGCTCTATGAGCAACAGAACAATGTCAATGCCTCCAACGCTGCCGGTACGGATGTCAATGAATCACGCCTTCGTGAAGAGATGGACGAGAACACTTCCGATATACTGGAAGACCGTCCTGGTACTGAAGACCTTGCCCGTAGCAACCAGGTTTTCGGACGCAACATCTTCAATACCCGTAACCTGACTTTTGAACCCAGTGTCAACATCGCCACCCCTTTAAATTACCGCCTGGGTCCGGGTGATGAAGTGATCATCGACATCTGGGGAGCGAGCCAGAACACGATCCGCCAACAGATCTCCCCTGACGGTACGATCAACATCCAGAAAATCGGTCCCGTTAATCTGAACGGTATGACTATTGCTGAAGCCAATGACTATCTCAAGCGAACATTAAACAAGATATATAATGGTCTTGATAATACGGACGACCCCACTTCCGACATCCGTCTGACTTTGGGCGGCATCCGTACTATCCAGATCAATGTGATGGGTGAAGTGGTCCAGCCTGGCACTTACTCCCTTTCTTCCTTCTCTACTGTCTTCCATGCGCTTTACCGTGCGGGAGGTGTGAGTGAGATAGGCAGTCTCCGCAATGTCCAATTGGTACGTAACGGCAAAAACATCGCCACGATCGACGTCTACCAGTTCATCATGAAAGGCAACATCCAGGATGACATCCGCCTTCAGGAAGGCGATGTGGTGATTGTTCCCGCCTATGAGGTCCTGGTCAAGATCGACGGGAAAGTGAAACGCCCGATGCGTTTCGAGATGAAGAAGGACGAGAACCTGTCCACCCTTATCGGTTACGCCGGTGGCTTTGACGCCGACGCCTACACCCGTTCTTTGCGCGTGGTACGCCAAAACGGGCAGGAGTATGAAGTGAACACGGTCAAGGACCTTGACTATAGTGTCTATAAAATGCGGAATGGTGATGTCGTGACCGCCGAGGCCATCCTCAACCGCTTCACCAATAAGCTTGAAATCCGTGGTGCCGTTTACCGTCCCGGCATCTACCAGCTCAACGGCAGACTGAATACGGTCCGCGAACTGGTGAATGAAGCCCAAGGCTTGACGGGTGATGCTTTCCTGAACCGTGCCGTCCTTTATCGCCAGCGTGAGGACCTCACTACTGAAGTTGTCCCTGTTGACATTAAAGCCATCATGGATGGCACTTCCCAAAACATTATCCTGACGAAAAACGACATTCTTTATATTCCGAGCATCCATGATCTGGAAGACAGGGGGGATGTTGTCATCCATGGCGAAGTGGCAAAACCTGCTTCCTATCCGTACGCTGACAACATGACGCTTGAAGACCTGATCATTCAGGCGGGAGGGCTGCGTGAAGCCGCTTCTGTAGTCCGTGTGGATGTCTCTCGCAGAATCAGGAATCCCCATAGTACAGCGGATAACGATACTATCGGCCGGACGTACACATTCTCCCTGAAAGAAGGCTTTGTCGTCGATGGTACACCGGGTTTTGTGCTTCAACCGTACGATGAGGTTTATGTTCGCCGCAGCCCGGGCTATCAGGCCCAACAGAATGTAGCCGTTGAAGGTGAAATCCTGTTCGAAGGCTCCTACGCCATGACCAGCCGTACGGAACGTCTTTCCGATTTGATCCGTAAAGCCGGCGGTTCCACCAAAAACGCTTACCTGCGCGGTGCCAAGTTGACGCGTGTCGCCACTGAGGGTGAGAAGAAACGTATGGAAGATGTGCTCCGCTTGATGAGCCGTCAGTTGGGTGAGGCTATGATGGATTCTTTGGATATTCATGTGGAAAACCATTTTACGGTGGGTATTGACTTGGAGAAAGCTTTGGCTAATCCGGGTAGCACGGCTGATATTGTCTTGCGTGAGGGTGATGTTGTTTTTATTCCCAAAAGTACCAATACGGTTAAGATCAATGGTGCTGTGATGGTTCCTAACACAGTTTCTTATATATCTGGTAAGCATATTGATTATTATTTGAATCAGGCTGGTGGTTATGCTGACAATGCAAAGAAGAGCAAGAAGTTCATCGTTTACATGAATGGTCAGGTGACTAAGGTCAAGGGTAGCGGTAAGAAACAAATCGAGCCCGGTTGTGAGATTATCGTTCCCAGCAGATCGAAGAAGCGTACTAATATGGGTGAAATCCTGGGATACGCCACTTCTTTCAGCTCTTTGGGTATGATGATTGCCTCTCTTGCCAATTTAATCAAGAAATAA
- a CDS encoding UpxY family transcription antiterminator, whose product MILNKSKSVNAGPISGTGEGVAHSKRWYVALVRMHHEKKVAERLSKMGIDSFVPVQQQIHQWSDRRKVVDTVLLPMMVFVHVTPKERMEVLSFSTVSRYMVMRGESSPAVIPDEQMARFRFMLDYSEEAVCMNDTPLARGEKVRVIKGPLSGLVGELVTVGGKSKIAVRLNMLGCACVDMPIGYVEPIKISNDDTKKL is encoded by the coding sequence ATGATTTTAAATAAATCAAAATCCGTAAATGCCGGGCCTATAAGTGGGACAGGGGAAGGCGTAGCACACTCAAAACGCTGGTATGTGGCACTCGTTCGTATGCATCACGAGAAGAAGGTTGCCGAGCGTTTGTCTAAGATGGGAATTGATTCTTTTGTTCCCGTCCAGCAGCAGATCCATCAATGGAGCGACCGTCGGAAGGTGGTTGACACCGTCTTGCTTCCCATGATGGTTTTTGTCCATGTCACTCCCAAGGAGCGTATGGAAGTCCTTAGCTTCTCCACTGTCAGCCGTTATATGGTGATGCGTGGTGAAAGCTCTCCTGCCGTTATTCCTGACGAGCAGATGGCCCGTTTCCGTTTCATGCTCGATTATTCCGAAGAAGCAGTCTGTATGAATGACACTCCATTGGCGCGTGGCGAGAAAGTCCGTGTGATCAAAGGCCCTTTGAGCGGTCTTGTCGGCGAACTCGTGACCGTCGGGGGGAAGAGTAAGATTGCCGTTCGTTTAAATATGCTTGGCTGTGCTTGTGTAGATATGCCAATCGGTTATGTAGAACCCATAAAGATTAGTAATGACGACACAAAAAAACTTTAA
- a CDS encoding tyrosine-type DNA invertase cluster 3b produces the protein MQIMNKNGFSRCGENYINRLRKEGRYSTAHVYKNAIFSFSKFCGTSNVSFRQITRERLRRYGQYLYGCGLKPNTISTYMRMLRSIYNQGVEAGSAPYVPRLFHDVYTGVDVCQKKALSVSELYKLLYEDPQSERLRRTQAIAALMFQFCGMSFADLAHLEKSALDQNVLRYNRIKTKTPMSVEVLNTAKEIINQLRSKETSHPDCPDYLFDILRGDKQRRDERAYREYQSALRRFNNSLKDLARALHLQSPVTSYTLRHSWATTAKYRGVSIEMISESLGHKSIKTTQIYLKGFGLKERTEVNKGNLSYVRNCCAGSVKTVKC, from the coding sequence ATGCAAATAATGAATAAAAATGGATTTAGCCGATGTGGCGAGAACTACATCAATCGTTTACGTAAGGAGGGTCGTTATTCTACGGCGCATGTTTACAAAAATGCCATCTTTTCTTTCAGCAAATTTTGCGGCACGTCTAATGTGTCGTTCAGGCAGATCACCCGCGAGCGTTTACGACGTTACGGTCAGTATCTTTACGGTTGTGGTTTGAAGCCTAATACGATTTCTACGTATATGCGTATGCTTCGCAGCATTTACAATCAGGGTGTGGAAGCGGGCAGTGCTCCTTATGTTCCCCGATTGTTTCATGATGTGTATACGGGAGTCGATGTCTGTCAGAAGAAAGCGTTGTCCGTTTCAGAGTTGTATAAACTTCTGTATGAAGATCCCCAATCGGAACGTTTACGTCGTACGCAGGCCATTGCCGCCTTAATGTTTCAGTTTTGCGGGATGTCGTTTGCAGATTTAGCTCATTTGGAGAAATCGGCACTCGATCAGAATGTGTTGCGATACAATCGTATCAAAACCAAAACCCCGATGAGTGTGGAAGTGCTGAATACTGCAAAGGAAATAATTAATCAGCTTCGTAGCAAGGAAACTTCTCATCCTGACTGTCCGGATTATCTGTTCGATATTCTTCGTGGGGATAAACAGCGGCGAGACGAAAGGGCGTATCGTGAATATCAGTCCGCTCTCCGTCGATTTAATAATTCTCTGAAGGACTTGGCAAGAGCATTACATTTGCAATCTCCCGTCACTTCCTATACGCTGCGCCATTCTTGGGCAACGACTGCGAAGTATCGGGGAGTATCCATTGAAATGATTAGTGAATCATTGGGTCACAAATCAATAAAAACTACCCAAATCTACTTGAAAGGTTTCGGGCTTAAAGAACGTACAGAAGTAAATAAAGGGAATTTATCTTACGTAAGAAACTGTTGTGCAGGCAGCGTAAAAACTGTAAAATGCTAA
- a CDS encoding DUF4119 family protein: MKRKKAEKESKNNKVKRNTQTRKRGSRIQHKEEIISEEEMERRNGISGDTILYLTMFLKLFFYGFFFCQKPRKLISLALFIHRQEILYIRKRGGYKLMEFSSIHTELAALKKTVEKQCEEEIMEKRKKAEKFKSRY; this comes from the coding sequence ATGAAAAGAAAAAAAGCTGAAAAAGAGAGTAAAAACAACAAAGTAAAAAGAAACACTCAAACAAGAAAAAGAGGCTCCAGAATACAGCACAAGGAGGAAATCATCAGCGAAGAAGAAATGGAAAGAAGAAATGGAATCAGCGGAGACACGATACTTTATCTCACGATGTTTCTGAAGCTCTTTTTTTATGGTTTTTTCTTTTGTCAAAAGCCCAGAAAATTGATCTCTTTAGCTCTATTCATCCACCGGCAAGAAATATTGTACATCCGTAAGCGTGGAGGATATAAACTAATGGAATTCAGTAGTATACACACAGAACTGGCAGCCTTGAAAAAAACTGTAGAAAAACAGTGTGAAGAAGAAATAATGGAGAAAAGAAAAAAGGCTGAAAAATTCAAAAGCAGGTACTGA
- a CDS encoding SH3 beta-barrel fold-containing protein: protein MRKKMEKSKLAICKLVWKKRIAAEKSISEKCADRIVQECIKLIEHMLYGNVIIAFYKQDGTFCLEKGTLVGYEKFFHKEFKITVKQESVIYWSEEHKGWRRFMIGNLMEWKAIV, encoded by the coding sequence ATGAGAAAAAAAATGGAGAAAAGCAAGTTGGCAATTTGCAAATTAGTGTGGAAAAAACGTATTGCCGCTGAAAAAAGCATTTCAGAAAAATGCGCAGATAGAATCGTACAAGAATGCATCAAGCTAATAGAGCACATGCTGTACGGAAATGTTATCATCGCTTTCTACAAGCAAGATGGAACATTCTGCTTAGAGAAAGGGACACTGGTAGGATACGAAAAATTCTTTCATAAAGAATTCAAAATTACAGTAAAGCAAGAGTCTGTCATCTATTGGAGTGAGGAACATAAAGGATGGAGAAGATTCATGATCGGAAACCTGATGGAATGGAAAGCTATCGTATAA
- a CDS encoding DUF4373 domain-containing protein has translation MNMINKGIPYFPTPANFFDEEVMELLEAKYGVIASYIVMRLLCKIYKEGYYISWGKEQCLIFIRKVDTEIKEGMMEKIIDLLLEKGFFHKEFYEKYGILTSQQIQKVWFEATIRRKIDFSQLPYLLETKQKKGTQKGESNKENANIFPTQEDVSSENADISRQTKLKETKLNSEEEEISDALFEIPQYAYNQATHNMDGLIESLERHKVTDSKEKQAILRLSDYGRKGTLVWKLLSNTTWSKIGAPGKYLIAALTGKQK, from the coding sequence ATGAATATGATTAATAAAGGAATACCCTACTTCCCGACACCGGCAAACTTTTTTGACGAAGAAGTTATGGAATTATTAGAGGCCAAATATGGAGTGATAGCCTCGTATATCGTCATGCGATTACTGTGCAAAATCTATAAAGAAGGATATTACATCTCATGGGGAAAAGAACAATGTCTGATTTTTATCCGTAAAGTGGACACCGAAATCAAAGAGGGCATGATGGAAAAGATTATTGACCTGCTATTGGAAAAAGGATTCTTCCATAAGGAATTTTATGAGAAATACGGCATACTCACTTCGCAACAAATCCAAAAGGTGTGGTTCGAAGCTACGATACGAAGAAAAATAGATTTCTCTCAATTACCTTATTTATTAGAGACCAAACAGAAAAAAGGAACGCAAAAAGGAGAATCAAACAAAGAAAACGCCAACATTTTTCCCACTCAAGAGGATGTGAGTTCAGAAAATGCAGACATTTCCCGACAAACTAAACTAAAGGAAACCAAACTAAATTCTGAAGAGGAAGAAATAAGCGATGCTTTGTTTGAAATTCCGCAGTATGCCTACAATCAGGCCACTCACAACATGGACGGACTGATAGAAAGTCTGGAACGCCATAAAGTGACTGACTCGAAAGAGAAACAGGCGATTCTCCGGCTGTCGGACTATGGCAGAAAAGGTACCTTGGTGTGGAAACTGCTCTCCAACACGACGTGGAGCAAAATCGGAGCACCGGGAAAATATCTCATTGCAGCGTTGACCGGCAAACAGAAATAA
- the pyrB gene encoding aspartate carbamoyltransferase — protein sequence MENRSLVTIAEHSKEKILYMLEMAKQFEMNPNRRLLQGKVVATLFFEPSTRTRLSFETAANRLGARVIGFSDPKATSSSKGETLKDTIMMVSNYADIIVMRHYLEGAARYASEVAPVPIVNAGDGANQHPSQTMLDLYSIYKTQGTLENLNIFLVGDLKYGRTVHSLLMAMRHFNPTFHFIAPEELKMPEEYKLYCKTHQIKYVEHTDFSEEIIADADILYMTRVQRERFTDLMEYERVKNVYILRNKMLEHTRPNLRILHPLPRVNEIAYDVDDNPKAYYFQQAQNGLYAREAILCDVLGITLEDVKNDILL from the coding sequence ATGGAAAACAGAAGTTTAGTAACCATTGCCGAACATTCTAAAGAAAAAATCCTCTACATGCTCGAAATGGCGAAGCAGTTTGAAATGAACCCCAATCGCCGGTTATTACAAGGAAAGGTAGTAGCAACCCTGTTCTTCGAACCTTCCACCCGTACCCGCTTGAGTTTTGAAACAGCTGCCAACCGTCTCGGTGCACGAGTAATCGGATTCTCTGACCCCAAGGCCACCAGCTCTTCCAAAGGGGAAACACTTAAAGACACGATCATGATGGTGAGTAACTACGCAGATATTATCGTCATGCGACACTATCTCGAAGGAGCTGCACGATATGCCAGCGAAGTAGCCCCGGTGCCCATTGTCAATGCTGGTGACGGAGCTAACCAGCACCCGTCGCAGACGATGCTCGATCTTTACTCTATCTACAAGACGCAAGGAACGTTGGAAAATCTGAATATTTTCCTGGTGGGTGACTTGAAATACGGTCGCACCGTACATTCTTTGTTGATGGCGATGCGACACTTTAATCCGACTTTCCATTTTATCGCTCCCGAAGAGTTGAAAATGCCGGAAGAATACAAACTTTACTGCAAAACGCACCAAATAAAATACGTTGAACATACAGACTTTTCCGAAGAGATTATCGCCGACGCCGATATTCTGTATATGACCCGTGTACAACGCGAACGTTTCACCGACCTGATGGAATATGAACGGGTGAAGAATGTATATATTCTCCGTAACAAAATGTTGGAACACACACGTCCGAACCTGCGTATCCTGCACCCGCTCCCCCGTGTCAACGAAATTGCTTACGATGTGGATGACAACCCGAAAGCATATTATTTCCAACAGGCACAAAACGGTCTGTATGCCCGCGAAGCAATCCTTTGCGATGTATTAGGTATCACATTAGAGGACGTTAAAAACGATATTTTATTATGA
- the pyrI gene encoding aspartate carbamoyltransferase regulatory subunit, producing MSENKQALQVAALKNGTVIDHIPSEKLFTVVQLLGVEQMTSNITIGFNLDSKKLGKKGIIKIADKFFCDEEINRISVVAPHVKLNIIRDYEVVEKKEVKMPDELRGIVKCANPKCITNNEPMSTIFHVIDKDNCIVKCHYCEKEQRREEITIL from the coding sequence ATGAGCGAAAATAAACAAGCATTGCAAGTAGCTGCCCTGAAAAACGGAACAGTGATTGACCATATCCCATCTGAAAAGCTCTTCACCGTGGTGCAACTGCTCGGTGTGGAACAAATGACAAGCAATATCACGATCGGATTCAACCTCGACAGCAAGAAGCTGGGTAAAAAAGGAATTATCAAAATTGCAGATAAATTTTTCTGCGACGAAGAGATTAATCGCATTTCAGTAGTGGCACCGCACGTCAAACTGAATATTATCCGCGATTACGAGGTAGTGGAAAAGAAAGAGGTAAAAATGCCGGATGAACTTCGTGGCATCGTGAAATGTGCCAATCCGAAATGTATTACCAATAATGAACCGATGAGCACCATCTTTCATGTGATAGATAAGGATAATTGCATCGTGAAATGCCATTATTGCGAAAAAGAACAGAGACGTGAAGAGATAACAATCCTCTAA
- a CDS encoding flavin reductase family protein, which translates to MKQDWKPGTMIYPLPAVLVSCGKEESEYNMFTVAWTGTICTNPPMCYISVRPERHSYDIIKKNMEFVINLTTKDMAFATDWCGVRSGRDYHKFEEMKLTPGQCTVVSAPLIEESPLCIECRVKEIISLGSHDMFIADVVNVRADERNLNPETGKLELAEANPLVYVHGGYYNLGEKIGKFGWSVEKKKS; encoded by the coding sequence ATGAAACAAGACTGGAAACCAGGAACGATGATTTATCCGCTGCCGGCTGTACTAGTCAGTTGCGGAAAAGAGGAAAGCGAATATAATATGTTCACAGTAGCATGGACGGGTACGATTTGCACGAACCCGCCCATGTGTTATATATCCGTACGTCCGGAACGCCATTCATACGATATTATCAAAAAGAACATGGAGTTTGTCATCAACCTGACAACCAAAGACATGGCTTTTGCCACCGACTGGTGCGGAGTTCGTTCGGGACGTGATTATCATAAATTCGAAGAGATGAAACTGACACCCGGACAGTGTACGGTGGTCAGTGCACCGCTGATTGAAGAATCACCCCTTTGCATTGAATGTCGTGTAAAAGAAATCATCTCTCTTGGTTCACACGATATGTTTATTGCTGACGTGGTAAATGTGCGTGCCGACGAGCGGAACCTGAACCCTGAAACCGGAAAACTGGAACTGGCGGAAGCTAATCCGCTGGTATATGTGCACGGAGGATATTACAATTTGGGAGAGAAAATCGGTAAGTTCGGCTGGAGTGTAGAAAAGAAAAAATCATAA
- a CDS encoding porin family protein produces MDMLRKFIFLGLLVAAGSPVVGQNYNAEKVDRPNTKKINIGIKAGFNSSMFMVSELKIKDVTINEVQNNYKIGYFGALFMRINMKKHFIQPEVSYNVSKGEITFDKLGSQHPAIEPDYASVQSVLHSVDFPVLYGYNVVKKGPYGMSIFAGPKLRYLWGKYNEITFKNFDQKGIHEKLYPFNVSAVIGVGVNISRIFFDFRYEQSIGNISKSIIYDNINSDGSTGVSNIIFRRRDSALSFSLGFIL; encoded by the coding sequence ATGGATATGCTGCGTAAATTCATTTTTTTAGGTTTATTAGTTGCAGCCGGTAGTCCGGTTGTCGGCCAGAATTATAATGCAGAAAAAGTAGACCGTCCCAATACAAAAAAAATAAATATCGGTATTAAGGCTGGATTCAACTCTTCCATGTTCATGGTGTCTGAACTGAAAATTAAGGATGTGACTATCAATGAGGTGCAGAATAACTATAAGATAGGTTATTTCGGCGCTCTCTTCATGCGCATCAATATGAAAAAACATTTCATCCAGCCTGAAGTGTCGTACAATGTAAGCAAAGGTGAGATTACGTTCGACAAACTCGGTTCCCAGCATCCTGCCATTGAGCCTGATTACGCATCGGTGCAATCGGTGTTGCACAGTGTAGATTTTCCCGTTCTATACGGCTATAATGTGGTAAAAAAAGGGCCTTACGGAATGTCTATCTTCGCAGGTCCCAAGCTTCGCTACCTATGGGGAAAGTACAATGAAATCACTTTTAAGAATTTCGACCAAAAGGGTATTCACGAAAAGTTGTATCCGTTCAATGTCAGCGCAGTGATTGGCGTAGGTGTCAACATTTCACGTATCTTCTTCGATTTCCGCTACGAACAAAGTATAGGAAATATCTCCAAGTCTATCATTTATGATAATATCAACTCCGACGGCAGTACGGGTGTGAGCAACATTATTTTCCGTCGCCGTGACAGCGCGTTAAGTTTTTCATTGGGATTCATTCTTTAA
- the glyA gene encoding serine hydroxymethyltransferase has product MKRDDIIFDIIEKEHQRQLKGIELIASENFVSDQVMQAMGSCLTNKYAEGYPGKRYYGGCEVVDQSEQIAIERLKEIFGAEWANVQPHSGAQANAAVFLAVLNPGDKFMGLNLAHGGHLSHGSLVNTSGIIYTPCEYNLNQETGRVDYDQMEEVALREKPKLIIGGGSAYSREWDYKRMREIADKVGAILMIDMAHPAGLIAAGVLENPVKYAHIVTSTTHKTLRGPRGGVIMMGKDFPNPWGKKTPKGEIKMMSQLLDSAVFPGIQGGPLEHVIAAKAVAFGEILQPEFKEYAKQVQKNAAVLAQALIDRGFTIVSGGTDNHSMLVDLRSKYPDLTGKVAEKALVSADITVNKNMVPFDSRSAFQTSGIRLGTPAITTRGAKEDLMLEIAEMIETVLSNVENEEVIAQVRARVNETMKKYPLFAY; this is encoded by the coding sequence ATGAAAAGAGACGACATCATTTTCGACATCATCGAAAAAGAGCATCAACGTCAGTTGAAAGGAATCGAGCTGATTGCATCAGAAAACTTTGTGAGTGACCAGGTAATGCAAGCAATGGGGTCTTGCCTGACAAACAAGTACGCAGAAGGTTATCCTGGCAAACGATACTACGGAGGTTGCGAAGTAGTAGACCAAAGCGAACAAATCGCTATCGAACGCCTGAAAGAAATTTTCGGCGCTGAATGGGCAAACGTACAGCCACACTCGGGAGCACAAGCTAATGCTGCTGTTTTCCTTGCTGTTCTGAATCCGGGTGACAAATTTATGGGATTAAATCTGGCACACGGCGGACACCTGTCTCACGGTTCATTAGTAAACACTTCCGGTATCATCTATACTCCTTGCGAATATAATCTGAATCAGGAAACAGGACGCGTTGATTACGACCAGATGGAAGAAGTCGCTCTTCGTGAGAAACCAAAATTGATTATCGGTGGCGGTTCTGCATACTCTCGTGAATGGGATTACAAACGTATGCGTGAAATCGCTGACAAAGTAGGCGCTATCCTGATGATCGACATGGCTCATCCTGCTGGTCTGATTGCTGCCGGAGTACTCGAAAATCCGGTTAAATATGCACATATCGTCACTTCTACTACACATAAAACACTTCGCGGACCTCGGGGTGGTGTCATCATGATGGGCAAGGATTTCCCCAATCCATGGGGTAAGAAAACTCCGAAAGGTGAGATCAAGATGATGTCTCAATTACTGGATTCTGCCGTTTTCCCGGGTATCCAAGGCGGACCGTTGGAACATGTAATTGCTGCTAAAGCAGTTGCTTTCGGTGAAATCCTGCAACCTGAATTTAAGGAATATGCTAAACAAGTACAAAAAAATGCTGCCGTACTTGCACAGGCTTTGATCGACCGTGGATTTACCATCGTTTCCGGTGGTACAGACAACCACTCTATGTTGGTCGACCTGCGTAGCAAATATCCTGATCTGACAGGTAAAGTGGCAGAAAAAGCATTGGTTTCTGCTGATATTACCGTTAACAAGAACATGGTTCCGTTCGACAGCCGTTCGGCTTTCCAAACTTCTGGTATCCGTTTGGGTACTCCTGCTATCACAACTCGTGGTGCAAAAGAAGACTTGATGCTCGAAATTGCAGAAATGATCGAGACTGTATTATCTAACGTAGAAAATGAGGAAGTTATTGCACAAGTACGTGCACGTGTCAATGAGACAATGAAAAAATATCCTCTTTTCGCTTACTAA